A DNA window from Thalassospiraceae bacterium LMO-JJ14 contains the following coding sequences:
- a CDS encoding isocitrate lyase/phosphoenolpyruvate mutase family protein produces the protein MHRDDFLKRHAEGPMIRMPNAWDAGSARIMEHAGADAIGTTSAGIVYTMARPDYEGALNRDECLRALEVICSAVDIPVSVDSEDGYGETPEDVAETFRLLIEAGARGGSIEDHHRTGGDALMSIGETVDRIQAARQAIDTSKIPFVLTARAECFLVPHPDPLNDSLTRIRAYEAAGADCLYVPGLRTREQITALLECVKKPVNVLVGMRGFDIPLEELEKMGVRRISTGGSVMCATLGLVRDAVRNLHTGRLGYLDGMISHDDLTGIFTDQKQKG, from the coding sequence ATGCATAGAGACGATTTTCTGAAACGCCACGCAGAAGGCCCAATGATCCGCATGCCTAACGCCTGGGACGCGGGCTCGGCACGGATCATGGAGCACGCCGGGGCGGACGCCATCGGCACCACCAGCGCCGGGATCGTCTATACAATGGCGCGCCCCGATTACGAGGGCGCGCTGAACCGGGATGAATGCCTGCGCGCACTCGAAGTGATCTGCAGCGCCGTGGATATCCCCGTCAGCGTCGACAGCGAAGACGGATACGGCGAGACCCCGGAGGATGTCGCGGAAACGTTTCGACTGCTGATCGAAGCCGGGGCGCGCGGCGGCAGCATCGAAGATCACCACCGCACAGGCGGCGACGCCCTGATGAGCATCGGGGAAACGGTGGACCGCATTCAGGCGGCACGGCAAGCCATCGACACATCGAAGATCCCGTTTGTCCTGACGGCCCGTGCGGAATGTTTTCTGGTCCCCCATCCTGATCCGCTGAACGATAGCCTGACCCGCATCCGGGCCTATGAGGCGGCGGGGGCGGATTGCCTGTATGTGCCGGGCTTGAGGACGCGCGAACAGATCACGGCCTTGCTGGAATGCGTCAAAAAGCCCGTCAATGTGCTGGTCGGGATGCGCGGGTTCGACATCCCCCTGGAAGAGCTTGAAAAGATGGGTGTGCGGCGCATTTCGACGGGCGGCAGCGTCATGTGCGCGACGCTTGGTCTTGTCCGCGACGCCGTCCGAAATCTGCACACCGGGAGACTCGGCTATCTCGACGGCATGATCTCACACGACGATCTGACCGGGATTTTCACCGATCAAAAGCAAAAAGGATAA
- a CDS encoding winged helix-turn-helix domain-containing protein — MFNDGWEKHDARAAARIGAVIGVPARANMLAALAGGQALTATELALHAGVTAQTASSHLKKMSDLNLIVAEKQGRHRYYRLADARVFDALEPLAHLLPDQPVVHRKPSKILLELKESRMCYDHLAGVLGVAVADALKARGYVTEDDKDFHATATGVGFFAEIGIDFEGLKEKRRHLARRCLDWSERRPHVGGALGAALADSFMQKGWIERIPDSRKVVLTESGRDALTQRLGIE, encoded by the coding sequence ATGTTTAACGATGGCTGGGAAAAACATGACGCGCGCGCGGCGGCTCGGATCGGCGCCGTCATCGGGGTACCCGCACGGGCCAATATGCTGGCCGCGCTGGCTGGCGGGCAGGCATTGACGGCGACGGAACTGGCGCTGCATGCAGGTGTTACGGCACAGACGGCATCTTCGCATTTGAAGAAGATGAGCGACCTCAACCTGATCGTCGCCGAGAAGCAGGGACGCCACCGCTATTACCGCCTTGCCGATGCGCGGGTCTTCGATGCGTTGGAGCCGCTGGCGCATCTGTTGCCGGATCAGCCGGTCGTCCACAGGAAACCGTCCAAAATCCTGCTGGAACTTAAGGAATCCCGGATGTGCTACGACCATCTGGCGGGGGTGCTCGGCGTTGCCGTTGCCGATGCCCTCAAGGCCCGGGGGTACGTCACCGAAGACGACAAGGATTTTCATGCCACCGCTACCGGTGTCGGGTTCTTTGCCGAGATCGGCATCGACTTCGAAGGCCTGAAAGAAAAGCGCCGGCATTTGGCGCGACGCTGCCTGGATTGGAGCGAACGCCGCCCGCACGTCGGCGGCGCTTTGGGGGCGGCGCTTGCGGATTCTTTTATGCAAAAAGGCTGGATCGAACGGATCCCCGACAGCCGCAAGGTAGTTCTGACCGAATCCGGCCGGGACGCGCTGACCCAGCGGCTCGGCATTGAATAG
- a CDS encoding thermonuclease family protein, with translation MPRFMLAFVVFLSALPALAEPVHTARVTEVVDGDTVFIHPPYKDSNEIRLVGIQAPKLPLGRRNFLEWPLAKESKHALEALVLGKHVTLNFTGARRDRYARWLAHLDVIDDGRPVWVQGEMLKSGMARVYSFPDNRDRAEDMLAMEQTARRAQIGIWAHPYYTIRNPDPEALLDLLGTFQLVEGRVVDAAEVKGTLYLNFGQNWRDDFTVSIDRNALKLFRDTDPHPRKWTGHAVRVRGWLVKRNGPMIRATHPEQIEFLGR, from the coding sequence ATGCCCCGTTTCATGCTCGCTTTTGTGGTTTTTCTGAGTGCCTTGCCGGCGCTCGCCGAACCGGTGCACACCGCGCGGGTAACCGAAGTCGTCGACGGCGATACCGTTTTTATCCATCCGCCGTACAAGGACAGCAATGAAATCCGACTGGTCGGCATTCAGGCGCCGAAGCTGCCGCTTGGGCGTCGAAACTTTCTCGAATGGCCGTTGGCAAAGGAATCCAAGCATGCGTTGGAAGCACTCGTGCTCGGCAAACACGTGACACTTAACTTCACAGGCGCCCGGCGCGACAGATATGCCCGCTGGCTGGCGCACCTTGATGTCATCGACGACGGGCGGCCGGTATGGGTCCAGGGCGAGATGCTCAAATCCGGGATGGCACGGGTCTACAGCTTTCCCGACAATCGCGATCGGGCAGAAGACATGCTGGCGATGGAACAGACGGCCAGACGAGCACAAATCGGCATTTGGGCACATCCCTACTACACGATCCGCAATCCTGATCCGGAGGCGCTGCTGGACCTGCTCGGCACATTTCAACTGGTCGAAGGCCGCGTCGTTGATGCGGCTGAGGTAAAGGGAACGTTGTATTTGAATTTCGGCCAGAATTGGCGGGACGATTTCACCGTTTCCATCGATCGCAATGCCTTGAAACTTTTCCGCGATACCGACCCACATCCCCGCAAGTGGACAGGACATGCGGTCCGGGTCCGGGGCTGGCTGGTCAAACGCAACGGTCCAATGATCCGCGCAACACATCCCGAACAGATCGAGTTTTTGGGGCGTTGA
- a CDS encoding HNH endonuclease has product MSINGYPALALNADFRPLSYFPLSLWSWQEALKAVFLDRVSVVSEYDVKARSPSQEFALPSVIALKEYIPMNRRPAFTRFNVFLRDGFTCQYCGGRMAAEELTFDHVVPRCRGGRTTWENVVTACSPCNLVKGHKLPKHARMFPMREPARPTCHTLQENGRSFPPNFLHESWRDFLYWDSELEA; this is encoded by the coding sequence ATGTCCATCAACGGTTATCCCGCTCTGGCTTTGAACGCGGACTTTCGTCCGCTCAGCTACTTTCCGCTGTCGCTCTGGTCCTGGCAGGAAGCCCTGAAGGCCGTGTTTCTGGACCGTGTGTCGGTCGTTTCCGAATATGATGTGAAGGCCCGCTCTCCTTCGCAGGAGTTCGCCTTGCCGAGCGTGATTGCGCTCAAGGAATACATCCCGATGAACCGCCGCCCGGCGTTCACACGGTTCAACGTGTTTCTCCGCGACGGCTTTACCTGTCAGTACTGCGGCGGACGCATGGCGGCCGAGGAACTGACGTTCGATCATGTGGTGCCGCGTTGCCGCGGCGGCCGCACGACTTGGGAAAACGTGGTCACGGCCTGTTCACCCTGTAATCTGGTCAAGGGGCACAAATTGCCGAAACACGCGCGCATGTTTCCGATGCGCGAGCCGGCAAGACCTACGTGTCATACCCTTCAAGAGAACGGCCGTTCGTTCCCGCCAAATTTCCTCCACGAAAGTTGGCGGGATTTTCTTTACTGGGACAGCGAACTCGAAGCCTGA
- a CDS encoding CarD family transcriptional regulator → MAELLFNPGDFVVYPTHGVGKVLSVEEEEIAGHKLELFVISFDRDRMTLRVPVSKAANSGLRKLSSKKRMDEAIQTLKGRPRVKRTMWSRRAAEYDLKINSGDPVSIAEVVRDLHRNVGQPDQSFSERQIYEQARDRLASELAAVEKTDVDKATSKLEQILEAA, encoded by the coding sequence ATGGCTGAACTGCTTTTTAATCCCGGTGATTTCGTTGTCTACCCGACGCATGGCGTCGGCAAGGTCCTCAGTGTCGAGGAAGAAGAGATCGCGGGGCACAAACTCGAATTATTCGTGATCAGCTTCGACCGCGACCGCATGACGCTGCGTGTTCCGGTCAGTAAGGCCGCGAATTCGGGGCTGCGTAAACTTTCGTCGAAAAAGCGAATGGATGAAGCCATCCAGACGTTGAAAGGCCGTCCGCGCGTCAAACGCACGATGTGGAGCCGCCGCGCTGCGGAATACGATCTCAAGATCAATTCCGGCGATCCGGTATCGATTGCCGAAGTCGTGCGTGACTTGCACCGTAATGTCGGCCAGCCCGATCAGTCGTTCTCGGAACGACAGATCTACGAACAGGCGCGTGACCGTCTTGCTTCCGAGCTGGCCGCTGTCGAAAAAACCGACGTGGACAAAGCGACTTCCAAGCTCGAACAAATCCTGGAAGCGGCTTAA
- the sfsA gene encoding DNA/RNA nuclease SfsA, whose protein sequence is MRFPDPLIRGRLIKRYKRFLTDVELEDGSVVVAHCANSGSMLSVNEPGAEVWLSPARNPDRKLKYTWEMIRIGETLVGINTSLPNMIVSEAIEAGKVDELTGYGSLRREVKYGKNSRIDILLEDDAKPKCYVEVKNTTMRRDLQGGPLEFPDAVTSRGAKHLVELSDMVADGHRAVMFYLAQREDGDVFTVAGDIDPTYAQELSKAMKAGVEVVCYGCALSPEEITVVRKIPLEL, encoded by the coding sequence ATGAGATTTCCCGATCCCCTGATACGCGGTCGCCTGATCAAGCGATACAAACGCTTTTTAACGGATGTCGAGCTTGAAGACGGCAGCGTTGTCGTCGCGCATTGCGCTAATTCCGGTTCAATGCTCAGTGTCAACGAGCCGGGCGCCGAGGTGTGGTTGTCACCGGCCCGGAATCCCGACCGTAAATTGAAGTATACCTGGGAGATGATCCGCATCGGCGAGACGCTGGTCGGCATCAATACCTCGCTGCCCAATATGATTGTTTCGGAAGCCATCGAAGCGGGCAAGGTCGATGAATTGACAGGCTATGGGTCGCTTCGCCGTGAAGTGAAATATGGCAAGAATTCACGTATCGATATCCTGCTCGAGGATGATGCAAAACCGAAATGCTACGTCGAGGTTAAGAACACGACGATGCGCCGGGACCTGCAGGGCGGGCCACTGGAATTTCCCGATGCGGTGACCTCCCGGGGCGCCAAGCATCTGGTCGAGCTTTCCGACATGGTTGCCGATGGGCATCGCGCGGTGATGTTTTATCTGGCTCAGCGAGAGGATGGCGATGTCTTTACCGTCGCCGGAGATATCGATCCGACCTATGCGCAAGAGCTTTCCAAGGCGATGAAAGCCGGTGTCGAGGTGGTGTGTTATGGGTGCGCACTCAGTCCCGAAGAGATCACCGTGGTTCGAAAAATACCCCTTGAATTGTAA
- the gluQRS gene encoding tRNA glutamyl-Q(34) synthetase GluQRS, whose product MSVITRFAPSPTGYLHLGHAYAALFAEKAARDAAGKFLLRIEDIDMGRCRPEFEQAIYDDLAWLGLEWEQPVRRQSEQFSTYTQALAGLGDAGLTYPCFCTRKDIEAEITAAGGAPHGPDGPVYPGICRHMDKHERLDRLAAGEPHAVRLDMHAALARTGRLSWTDIAAGTIQAAPERFGDVVLARKDTPTSYHLSVTLDDHLQGVTLVTRGTDLFEATDVHRVLQALMDLDVPAYHHHPLLRGEDGKRFAKRDKSLTLAALRSTGATPQDIRNMIQSHVPEPNGGDI is encoded by the coding sequence ATGTCCGTCATCACCCGCTTCGCCCCTAGTCCGACCGGTTATCTTCATCTGGGTCATGCGTACGCCGCCCTGTTCGCGGAAAAAGCGGCCAGGGACGCCGCTGGGAAGTTTTTGCTGAGGATCGAAGACATCGACATGGGGCGATGCCGCCCCGAATTCGAACAAGCCATATACGACGACCTGGCATGGCTGGGTCTTGAATGGGAACAGCCGGTGCGCCGCCAATCAGAACAATTCAGCACCTACACGCAGGCCCTGGCAGGCCTCGGCGATGCCGGACTGACGTATCCCTGCTTCTGTACCCGCAAGGATATCGAAGCGGAGATAACGGCTGCCGGCGGTGCACCGCACGGGCCCGACGGCCCTGTATATCCGGGCATCTGCCGCCACATGGACAAACATGAACGTCTCGACCGCCTTGCCGCCGGCGAGCCGCACGCGGTGCGTCTGGACATGCACGCGGCATTGGCCCGCACAGGCAGGCTCTCTTGGACGGACATTGCGGCCGGAACGATCCAGGCCGCCCCCGAGCGCTTCGGCGATGTGGTCCTGGCCCGCAAGGATACACCGACCAGTTATCATTTGTCGGTTACACTGGACGATCATTTGCAAGGTGTGACGCTGGTGACGCGGGGAACGGATTTATTCGAGGCAACGGACGTGCACAGGGTGCTGCAAGCGCTCATGGATCTTGACGTGCCAGCATATCACCATCACCCGCTTTTACGCGGCGAAGATGGCAAGCGCTTTGCCAAACGCGATAAGTCCCTGACTTTGGCAGCGTTACGATCCACCGGCGCCACGCCGCAAGATATCAGAAACATGATCCAAAGCCATGTGCCGGAACCGAATGGCGGGGATATCTGA
- a CDS encoding DUF1127 domain-containing protein: MLFPNLLGTLYLWFMRARQRQQLKRMEAWQLRDLGLTHRDAVRESRKPCWRS, translated from the coding sequence ATGCTGTTCCCGAACCTGCTCGGCACGCTTTACCTGTGGTTCATGCGCGCACGCCAGCGTCAGCAGTTAAAGCGGATGGAAGCCTGGCAATTGCGTGATCTCGGCCTCACACACCGTGACGCCGTGCGTGAAAGCCGAAAACCGTGCTGGCGGAGCTGA
- a CDS encoding TerB family tellurite resistance protein → MDGMPELSPLQALAVSTAYVVMADKKALPEERASLVSLLGKHVSRRELSSTQIQRLTADAFAYVAKYEFDKFLMSIEATLSPAQIISIMSNMYETMIVDGNVVSREKELVEEFFRFFDIDRRVVNTIREILMIKNDTSLFLRTDHPNNSSDFRFSFLDRMDLEA, encoded by the coding sequence ATGGATGGAATGCCGGAGCTGTCGCCGTTGCAGGCGCTTGCCGTCAGCACAGCGTACGTGGTCATGGCGGACAAAAAGGCGTTGCCCGAGGAAAGGGCTTCGCTGGTGAGTTTACTCGGCAAGCACGTCAGCCGCCGTGAGTTAAGTTCGACACAGATTCAGCGGCTGACGGCGGATGCTTTCGCATATGTTGCCAAGTACGAATTCGACAAGTTTCTGATGTCGATCGAGGCGACGCTGTCCCCGGCGCAGATTATTTCCATCATGTCGAACATGTACGAAACGATGATTGTCGACGGCAATGTCGTTTCCAGGGAAAAAGAACTGGTCGAGGAGTTCTTCCGGTTTTTCGATATAGACCGCCGGGTCGTCAATACGATCCGCGAAATACTGATGATCAAGAACGATACATCGCTTTTTCTGCGTACGGACCACCCGAACAATTCCAGTGATTTCAGGTTCAGCTTTCTGGACCGCATGGACCTTGAGGCATGA
- a CDS encoding phospholipase: MSDETPELPKLTGPTLEPLGGRTPKQLVIMCHGVGSDGDDLLGLAPFFQKVLPDARFVSPHAPFQFDGGPIGYQWFSLQDFSNEERNNGVRAAAPILNAYIDEQLGILGLEDKDLALVGFSQGTMMALHVGLRRANSCAGILGYSGMLVDVESLTDEITVKPPVLLCHGQSDEILPFDFMPAALAVLRLNGVPCEGLARPGLGHGLDDDGIKAGMFFLADVFGVNLQNLGG, encoded by the coding sequence ATGAGCGACGAGACCCCTGAACTCCCGAAACTGACTGGCCCGACCCTGGAGCCGCTCGGCGGCCGTACGCCGAAGCAGTTGGTGATCATGTGTCACGGTGTCGGGTCTGACGGCGATGATCTTCTGGGGCTGGCGCCGTTTTTTCAGAAAGTCCTGCCGGATGCGCGGTTCGTATCCCCCCATGCACCGTTCCAGTTCGACGGCGGCCCGATCGGCTATCAATGGTTCTCCCTACAGGATTTCAGTAACGAGGAACGCAACAATGGAGTGCGTGCCGCTGCGCCGATCCTCAATGCCTATATCGATGAGCAACTCGGCATCCTCGGGCTTGAGGACAAAGACCTGGCGTTGGTCGGGTTTTCCCAAGGCACGATGATGGCGCTGCACGTAGGCCTCAGGCGGGCAAATTCCTGCGCTGGCATCCTCGGTTATTCCGGCATGCTGGTCGATGTCGAAAGCCTGACCGACGAAATCACCGTCAAACCGCCGGTGCTTTTATGCCACGGACAGTCGGATGAAATTCTCCCCTTCGACTTCATGCCCGCAGCACTGGCGGTGCTGCGCCTCAACGGGGTGCCGTGCGAAGGGCTGGCGCGGCCGGGCCTCGGCCATGGTCTCGATGACGACGGGATCAAGGCGGGGATGTTCTTTCTGGCCGATGTGTTCGGGGTCAATCTGCAGAACCTCGGCGGGTAA
- a CDS encoding ferredoxin family protein, with the protein MTYIVTENCIKCKYQDCVEVCPVDCFYEGENFLVIHPDECIDCGVCEPECPAEAIIPDTEPGVEKWLEINTKFASVWPNITRKGDPLPDAEEWDGKPDKEAMLSENPGKGD; encoded by the coding sequence ATGACGTATATCGTTACCGAGAATTGCATTAAATGTAAGTATCAGGACTGTGTCGAAGTCTGTCCCGTCGATTGCTTTTACGAGGGCGAGAACTTCCTCGTCATTCATCCTGACGAATGTATCGACTGTGGCGTCTGCGAGCCCGAATGTCCGGCCGAAGCGATTATCCCCGATACCGAACCGGGTGTTGAGAAGTGGTTGGAAATCAATACGAAATTCGCCTCCGTCTGGCCGAACATCACGCGCAAGGGCGATCCGCTGCCCGACGCCGAAGAATGGGACGGCAAGCCTGACAAGGAAGCCATGCTCAGCGAAAACCCCGGCAAGGGCGATTAA
- a CDS encoding putative molybdenum carrier protein yields the protein MADGPVEGPRGVLPGKIVSGGQTGVDRAALDVALKLGLKCGGWVPKGRRAEDGPIPAEYPMREMKSSAYAMRTRQNVIDSDATLMLTRGEPAGGTADTFAVAQELKKPYHIIDLKRTHSPLAALRWLEAKKPAVLNVAGPRESEAPGIYDETVLVLSHLLQLAAGSRP from the coding sequence GTGGCCGACGGTCCCGTCGAGGGACCGCGCGGGGTGCTGCCCGGCAAGATCGTATCCGGTGGTCAAACCGGCGTCGATCGTGCCGCACTGGATGTCGCGCTGAAGCTCGGGCTCAAATGTGGCGGCTGGGTACCGAAGGGGCGGCGTGCCGAAGACGGGCCGATTCCCGCTGAGTATCCGATGCGCGAAATGAAAAGTTCGGCATATGCCATGCGTACCCGCCAGAACGTCATCGACAGCGATGCGACACTGATGCTGACCCGGGGCGAGCCTGCGGGCGGCACTGCGGATACCTTTGCCGTGGCGCAGGAATTGAAGAAGCCGTACCACATCATCGATTTGAAGCGGACCCACTCGCCACTGGCGGCGTTACGCTGGCTCGAGGCGAAGAAGCCTGCTGTTCTGAATGTCGCCGGGCCCCGCGAAAGCGAAGCGCCGGGCATTTATGACGAAACGGTACTGGTGCTCAGCCACCTTTTGCAACTGGCCGCAGGTTCGCGCCCCTAG
- a CDS encoding M48 family metalloprotease, with amino-acid sequence MAVSGCTTNRATGEQSFTAFMSEEDEQRVGAEEHPKMLEAFGGTYDDRTLQAYVSAIGKKLVAQSETPNAQFQFFVLNDDTVNAFALPGGYVYISRGLIALCEDEAELAGVIGHEIGHVTARHSAQRYSSAMATNLGLAAVGILGSVFGAPSGVGDVISYGAQAALQSYSRTQELEADRLGARYMTRASYDPSALTDFFAKLDLQNGIEAEKAGRPKDNFSIMSTHPRTTQRIDQARELAATERPTSPVRQRNLFLTQVDGLLFGKDPKEGFLQGDTFIHPDLGFRFEFPPGFDVKNGKTNVVGNDNKGTTIIFDMENPKVATGMPNLSDYIGRHWGPKSGIKPDNLERLTINGLDAATGTARVDTNKGVRDIRLLAIRGGRESLFRFAFLTDPAVTSQMSVPLRTTTYSFRLLKAGEGDDIKPPHIRLRTVKAGDTPKSFAARMPLGKYNDDWFRALNLNVVSDGLAVGERVKVVGN; translated from the coding sequence ATGGCTGTATCCGGCTGCACCACAAATCGCGCCACCGGCGAGCAGAGCTTCACCGCCTTCATGTCGGAAGAAGACGAGCAACGCGTCGGTGCCGAAGAACATCCGAAAATGCTCGAAGCCTTTGGCGGCACCTATGATGACCGGACGCTACAGGCTTATGTCTCGGCGATCGGCAAGAAGCTTGTGGCGCAATCCGAAACGCCGAACGCACAGTTTCAATTTTTTGTCCTGAACGACGATACGGTCAATGCCTTCGCCCTGCCGGGGGGGTATGTCTATATCTCGCGCGGCCTGATCGCATTGTGTGAAGACGAGGCGGAACTGGCCGGCGTCATCGGTCACGAGATCGGTCATGTTACTGCCCGCCATTCCGCGCAACGGTATTCCTCGGCCATGGCAACCAACCTCGGTCTGGCGGCGGTCGGTATTCTCGGCAGTGTCTTTGGCGCACCGAGCGGCGTCGGCGACGTCATTTCCTATGGGGCGCAGGCTGCCCTGCAAAGCTATTCACGCACGCAGGAGCTCGAAGCCGACCGTCTAGGCGCACGCTACATGACCCGCGCTAGTTACGACCCAAGCGCACTTACGGATTTCTTCGCCAAGCTCGATCTTCAGAACGGAATCGAAGCCGAAAAAGCGGGCCGTCCCAAGGATAATTTCTCGATTATGTCGACGCACCCACGCACGACCCAGCGGATCGATCAGGCGCGCGAGCTTGCGGCAACCGAACGGCCGACCTCTCCCGTGCGCCAGCGAAACCTATTTTTGACCCAGGTCGACGGGCTGCTATTCGGCAAGGACCCCAAGGAAGGCTTCCTGCAGGGCGATACTTTCATTCATCCGGATCTCGGCTTCCGCTTTGAATTTCCGCCCGGTTTCGACGTCAAAAACGGCAAGACGAACGTCGTCGGCAACGACAACAAGGGCACCACGATCATCTTCGATATGGAAAACCCGAAAGTCGCCACCGGCATGCCCAACCTGAGCGATTATATCGGCCGTCACTGGGGGCCGAAATCAGGGATCAAGCCGGACAATCTCGAACGCCTGACCATCAATGGGCTGGATGCCGCCACCGGCACGGCACGGGTCGACACCAACAAGGGCGTGCGTGATATCCGGCTGCTGGCGATCCGAGGCGGACGCGAAAGCCTGTTCCGCTTTGCCTTTCTCACCGATCCCGCCGTGACATCGCAGATGTCGGTGCCGCTGCGCACAACGACTTACAGTTTCCGCCTTTTGAAGGCAGGTGAAGGCGATGACATCAAGCCGCCGCATATCCGGCTCCGCACCGTCAAGGCGGGCGATACGCCCAAATCCTTTGCCGCCAGGATGCCGCTCGGCAAATACAATGACGATTGGTTCCGGGCCCTGAATCTCAATGTCGTGTCGGACGGGCTTGCTGTCGGTGAGCGCGTGAAAGTCGTTGGCAATTAG
- the rpsD gene encoding 30S ribosomal protein S4, producing the protein MTKRVQSKYKINRRLGVNLWGRPKSPVNTRDYGPGEHGQRRKKPSDFGLQLMAKQKLKGYYGNISEKQFRKYYTEAVRRRGDTSENLIGILERRLDAVIYRMKFVPTVFSSRQFINHGHVKVNGQRVNIPSFMVKEGDVIEIREKSRQLPLVLLASESSEREVPDYVEVNHQRMTGTFVRQPKLEDVPYPVQMEPNLVIEFYSR; encoded by the coding sequence ATGACAAAACGTGTACAGTCGAAATACAAGATTAACCGCCGCCTTGGCGTCAATCTTTGGGGCCGTCCGAAAAGCCCGGTCAACACCCGCGATTATGGCCCCGGTGAGCACGGCCAGCGCCGCAAAAAGCCGTCCGACTTCGGGCTGCAGCTGATGGCCAAGCAGAAGCTCAAGGGCTACTACGGCAACATCTCGGAAAAACAGTTCCGCAAATATTACACCGAAGCAGTGCGCCGCCGCGGCGACACTTCGGAAAACCTGATCGGCATTCTCGAACGCCGTCTGGACGCGGTCATCTACCGCATGAAATTCGTCCCGACCGTCTTCTCCTCGCGCCAGTTCATCAACCACGGCCACGTCAAGGTGAACGGTCAGCGCGTCAACATTCCGTCGTTCATGGTCAAGGAAGGCGATGTAATCGAAATCCGCGAAAAATCGCGCCAACTGCCGCTCGTGCTGCTGGCCAGCGAAAGCTCGGAACGCGAAGTGCCGGATTACGTCGAAGTCAACCACCAGCGCATGACCGGGACGTTTGTCCGTCAGCCGAAATTGGAAGACGTACCGTATCCGGTGCAGATGGAACCGAACCTGGTCATCGAATTTTATTCGCGCTGA
- a CDS encoding glycosyltransferase family 2 protein codes for MSKLTALVVAHNEEAVLDACLERLSFADEIVVVLDRCTDDTKGIAGKHSAKTLEGAWPLEGDRRMAGIAASKGPWVLEVDADEWIDPLLAEEILQAVQADTADFHFIRMRNQVGGKWVRYGWMAALAPDLKGSLFRKGHKTWGMERVHTGVSFTGRRGADFTQAIHHNFVPDVSALLQRFNRNTSLRAEDIASKGETAKTRSLARKALSRFWKCYVARKGYREGGVGLVISILSALYPLVAHLKAQEIRA; via the coding sequence ATGAGCAAGCTCACGGCCCTTGTTGTCGCACATAACGAAGAGGCGGTCCTGGATGCTTGCCTGGAGCGGTTGAGCTTTGCCGATGAGATCGTCGTCGTGCTCGACCGTTGCACGGATGACACAAAGGGTATCGCCGGAAAGCATAGCGCGAAGACCCTGGAAGGTGCATGGCCGCTCGAAGGAGACCGGCGCATGGCCGGGATTGCCGCGTCAAAAGGCCCGTGGGTACTTGAAGTCGATGCCGATGAGTGGATTGACCCACTATTGGCTGAAGAAATCCTGCAAGCGGTGCAAGCGGACACGGCCGATTTCCATTTCATACGCATGCGGAACCAAGTCGGCGGCAAGTGGGTCAGATACGGATGGATGGCGGCGCTGGCGCCGGACCTGAAAGGTAGCCTGTTTCGCAAAGGGCATAAGACATGGGGGATGGAGCGGGTGCACACAGGTGTCTCGTTCACGGGTCGTCGGGGGGCGGATTTCACGCAGGCCATTCATCACAATTTCGTCCCCGATGTTTCCGCTCTGCTTCAGAGGTTCAACAGGAACACGTCGCTCCGCGCCGAGGATATTGCCAGCAAGGGCGAAACCGCGAAGACCAGAAGTCTGGCGCGAAAGGCCCTGTCGCGGTTCTGGAAATGCTACGTTGCGCGCAAAGGTTACAGGGAAGGGGGTGTCGGGCTCGTCATTTCGATCCTGTCGGCGCTTTACCCGCTTGTCGCACATCTGAAGGCGCAGGAAATCCGCGCTTAA